In the genome of Mytilus edulis chromosome 3, xbMytEdul2.2, whole genome shotgun sequence, one region contains:
- the LOC139518172 gene encoding uncharacterized protein, protein MDIILTETNKGKRSLVCDSFRYRVDKTLKGEEISWRCTAKGCKARLRTDCTGTVIIQQKNTHNHDTSDRDNERHLLRVRSKRKADDDIAQRPSKIIRTELQNMDEANLKSEDIGSVSKAIYRKRRKSHPALPKSREETHQSLKKINIQSNKFENFVQFNDEQTGIIILTCPTNLRDLHSKYCQQEITRDFYVRSLGYKFQARTDL, encoded by the exons ATGGATATTATTTTGACCGAGACTAATAAGGGAAAAAGAAGCCTTGTTTGTGACAGTTTCCGATATAGAGTGGACAAAACACTAAAAGGAGAAGAAATATCCTGGAGATGTACA GCAAAAGGTTGCAAAGCAAGACTGAGGACGGATTGTACCGGAACCGTTATAATTCAACAGAAAAATACTCATAACCATGATACCAGTGATCGTGACAATGAACGTCACTTGCTGCGGGTACGATCAAAAAGAAAAGCGGATGATGATATTGCTCAACGTCCTTCAAAAATTATCCGTACAGAGTTACAGAACATGGATGAAGCAAATCTAAAGTCTGAAGACATTGGCAGCGTTTCAAAGGCTATATATAGAAAGAGGCGTAAATCTCACCCTGCACTTCCTAAATCTAGAGAGGAAACACACCAATCATTAAAGAAGATTAATATTCagtcaaataaatttgaaaattttgtgcAGTTTAATGATGAACAAACTGGTATAATTATTCTTACGTGTCCAACCAATCTCCGGGATTTGCATTCGAAATACTGCCAGCAGGAAATTACGAGGGATTTTTATGTCAGAAGCCTGGGATATAAGTTCCAAGCCCGAACAGACTTGTAA